ATTCCTTAACTTATGAGCAATACACCTCTGAACTTTCTTAAATGGGTATATCTCACGAAGAGCTTTCAAGAGCCCAAGATTCCCATCAGTAATTATAAGTTTGAGAGACTTTCCCAAAAGCCCACGGGACTTAAGATTAATAAGAAAACCTCTCCAATTATCTGTATCTTCCACATCTACAAGTTCAAAGGATAGAATCTCACGCCTTCCATCTTTGTATATTCCGTAGGCGCAAAGCATGACCTTGCCTTCTATTCCAATTTCTCTTACCTTTTGAGTAATTCCATCAAGAAATAGAAATTCTACTGTGTCCTCAATTTGCTTTGTCTTATATTTCTCCACTTCCTCATCCAGAGATTTTTGTGCATCCGAGACTGTTTGGCGAGAAACTCTTTTCCCATAAAGCTTCTCAAGTATATTTTCCAGCTTGCGGGTGGATATTCCACTGATAAAGAGTTCACCAATTGATGTATCTATATCTGGAGCTCTTCTTTTATATTTCTCGAGTACCTTAAACTCAATTTCTCCCTTTCTTACACGAGGAACAGATAGGTCAAGCAGAGGTCCATATTTTGTGAGGAGGGTTCTTTTGTATTTCCCATTTCTGTATCCTTTGCGTGATTTTCCTCTTTCGTAGGGCAAGGCTTGTATTTGCTCTGTAAGTTCAAGCATAAGGAGTGTTTCTATGAGTACTTTCGTGCTGAAAATCACTCTTCCTTCTATTGCCTTCCATATTTCTGTTCTTGCTTCCTCTATAGTCATTCTTTTAGCCATTTTACACCTCCTGCGTTTATTTTATCACAGGAAGGCAAGCTTGTCAAATTTTACACAATTTCCCTGACATTACCCAGCGATAGAGGACATTTTTGCTGAAAAGTAACAAAAAGAAAATAGGAAGCTTGACAAATGCCTCAACTATGATAAAATATAAATGTGATCACTATATTCAGAGAAATTTATCAATACAGGGAGCTTCTTCTTTCTCTTGCTATAAGAGATATAAAAACACGATACAAACAAACTTTCTTGGGTATTGCTTGGGCTCTGTTTGTGCCACTTGTTACTATGCTTGTTTTTAGCTTTGTTTTTGTAAGGTTTGTTAAAATTGATACAGGAGGAGTTCCTTATCCTATTTTTGCTTATTGTGGTATCCTTCCATGGACATTCTTTGCCGGTTCACTTAATTTTTCAATAAACTCGTTAGTAATGAATGCTGGGCTTATCACAAAAATTTACTTCCCGAGAGAAGCCATCCCAATTGCATCAATTGCTGCAAACTTTTTAGACTTTTGTATTGCATCAGTTATACTTTTTGGATTAATGGCATGGTACCAATTTCCACTCCATTTGACAATCCTTATAGTACCGGTTATATTAATAATTCAGATTACCCTAACAGCTGGTTTAGGATTTATATTTGGAATGGCAAACCTTTTCTTCAGAGATATAAGGTATATATTTCAAGTAATTATTCCCTTATGGATGTTTGCTACTCCAGTAGTTTATCATATACCTGAAAAATATCAATGGATATACAGGATAAATCCAATGGCACCTATTATTTCTTCGTATAGACCACTGATATTAGAGGGTAAGCTACCTAAATTAGTAGTAGGTTTGAACCCTTCCCCCCTACTTATTGCATGTTTAGTATCATTAATTATTCTAATTTTGGGCATGCTATGGTTCCATCGCACATCTCCCATATTTGCAGAAAATG
This bacterium DNA region includes the following protein-coding sequences:
- a CDS encoding IS256 family transposase, which encodes MAKRMTIEEARTEIWKAIEGRVIFSTKVLIETLLMLELTEQIQALPYERGKSRKGYRNGKYKRTLLTKYGPLLDLSVPRVRKGEIEFKVLEKYKRRAPDIDTSIGELFISGISTRKLENILEKLYGKRVSRQTVSDAQKSLDEEVEKYKTKQIEDTVEFLFLDGITQKVREIGIEGKVMLCAYGIYKDGRREILSFELVDVEDTDNWRGFLINLKSRGLLGKSLKLIITDGNLGLLKALREIYPFKKVQRCIAHKLRNVGAKLRKRNKKECMREASLIFGGESKREAINRFKQWKEKWQIEEERAVKCLEKDLFNCLHYYEFDKALWKSIRTTNILERAFREVRRRTRPMNIFPNSDSSVRIMYAITRLLNDNWTRAMV
- a CDS encoding ABC transporter permease, which translates into the protein MITIFREIYQYRELLLSLAIRDIKTRYKQTFLGIAWALFVPLVTMLVFSFVFVRFVKIDTGGVPYPIFAYCGILPWTFFAGSLNFSINSLVMNAGLITKIYFPREAIPIASIAANFLDFCIASVILFGLMAWYQFPLHLTILIVPVILIIQITLTAGLGFIFGMANLFFRDIRYIFQVIIPLWMFATPVVYHIPEKYQWIYRINPMAPIISSYRPLILEGKLPKLVVGLNPSPLLIACLVSLIILILGMLWFHRTSPIFAENV